The genomic region CTCGCAGGCAGTAGAGTAATGACAGTAAGCTCATGGCGAAACATTAATGCATATGTTTCACCTGTTTTCATCCCTCGCAGGCTGTAGGGTAATGATGAGTAATGACAGTAAGTGGCTCGTTAACACAACTTGCAGCCCCATAGTCTTAAGTCTGTTGTTCTCTGGTTGGTCGGCAAGTTGCGAGTAAAAACGGCGGTAAATCTTAATGTGGTTGATGTACTGATGTACAGATTTCAGAAGAAAAATGGTGAAAGTAGTTAGTCTTGGGGTACTTACTACTTAGGTAGAAACACTGTTTGAAGTTCCAACCACCTATTTACCAAGTTTCAGATTATTCCATAGTATTTAATCTCGGTTCAGTCAGGATCAAGGGTATCGGGCTATCAGCTGTTGGCCTGTTGCGATCTAATATCGTTAAATGCAGCTAATATTACCTTAATTGCGGTAAAATGTCGACACAGTAAACTCCGAAACCTCCGGtgacttcttcttttttttttttttttttttttttttttttttttaaggtatGATCGGTGACTTATTGGTGTAGTGGCAGAAATCTGATATTTAAATCTATGGGGGTCATAAGATTTTCTTAGaccagatcgggtcgtgtcggatTCAGATTGGTGTCACATGTAAATGGGTCATGAACCCTTCATTTCAAACCCGACCCaatcgacccacttacataaatgggttatTAAGCCTTAACCCAACCCATTAATTTCgtatcgtgttttcgtgtcgtcaGGGCCGTCTCAAGAAAAGTGGAGACccggtgcaaaaaaaaaaattgaggccTTAAACTTACAAAATTAGAGAACGTTTATATAATATATTAATGCAAATCACAAATTATTTGAAACCCGATTCTTTTGCGTAGCTTTTTTTAGGCGAATTCTACTATCAAACATTCAAAATCTAGTTTTTCCCACAATATTGACAAGAAATTAAGTTTACCCATTCACaaaaaataaagcaaataaacAATTACTATTAAGAAGAAACATTACCAATTTTGATCTATTTGAAATTCAAGTGTAAATCAGAGATTTTTAGTGACAATAATGCAAAGTTTTGATTCTAATATATCTCTCTAATTGTAAATTTAGAATGATTTGTaagtaattgatttgagataaatATGCTTAAAGATAAATTACAAAAGAAACACTAGATAAATCTCTAGGAAAATTAAAGAGaaaaattattaatttttttttttgggaaagaaATTACTTATTTGGGGAAGGAGAATGTTAAAGATTGGAATAGCCATGATTGAGGAATGAGAATGCAGTGTTAGACGTCAATTACTCAATTCTAATTTccttatttaactttttttttttcctaattccAAGGGTAATGTTAAGATTTGGGCCCCAAAATTTTGAGGCCCAGTGCCAATGCACATAGAGCACCATGCTCTAGACGGGCCTGCGTGTCGTGTCATTATTTGCCTAGCTCTAGATTTTCTCATAGGAACACGTTAGTTAATCGAAACAATACGTGCGAAACTGATATGAAAGCAAGTGTTCTACAAAACAGGAATACTGAGTCTCTGGTTTACACCACACTTCTTGCCGCATCATAAATACTACTCTGGTGCGAAAAAAAAACTGAGGTTATCTAAGAAAAAACAATGGCGAAGAGCAAAGACGACATCAAATACGCAACAGCGAGAACCAGACTAACTGAAGACGACGCAGTACGAGTTGCGTACAAGGCCGGTACCCCGCTTGAAGGAGGCAATGTTATTCGAAAGATGCAGAAACAGAAGGAGAATAGAAATACCAGTCGCAGACGGAAAAATACAAGCGATGAGAAATAAACCCGAATGCAGTGTCGTGGCATaaaccactgccttgaaaactatttctccggtacgaccgtggtggcgatcagctagtgccggtagttcccaaggttaacactacaaGTCTCACACGCAGATTCCGCCCACTCGGAgctgtgagacttggaacgaagAAAATATCAGTACCCAGAATTTTATGAGAGAGCATAGAAGACGAGAGAGAAGAGAGTTGAGTTTCTGTGTGATTTAGAAGCTGCTGAAGACTCGAATTTATAGCAAACCAGGAGCAGTTACaggagccaaaaccgactcctgAAACTGTGCCTCAAATCCGAGTTAGTGGGAGAAAGACTCTCCCCACTAATGTCAACAAAGGTTGATGACTTATTCAACACAACTAACAACAAAAAAACAGCCCAATTCATAACTCGGCTCCGGctcaaaaagataggcacagcccgccgcaggcgattgccaaatcccaaatcccaaatcccaaatcacggatccggatccgggccgggccgggcacgcgcgcgcgcgcgtgtgcgagctgaattaagcacctcgcaaagcttccacaaaagcctcccatgacccactagtgatatggtaaggaggGTGGGTATATATAAACCCATAAAACTtccttttcctcaccaatgtgggacaattggaaacaCTCCAAAGGCAATAAAAGCCCCtatatttccaacaatcccccactaggggcgcCAGAGACAGAGAAAGAaattcctgggtaaaggaaggattggatacttaggtatcaatatctttcgatttgaattgacactttagtgaaatgaggaaacaacttacttacagcgagagaatatcttgcgatttgaattcctagctgagcttcagtcgataccccccacaacacatatcataccttcagattaagatcgttccgcgaaagtgcaacgcgctcttttagagtAATGCGTTTAACTTGGTATTGGCAGACATGTTCACATGACTTCTCATAGTCTTGTGATCATCACACCTGCataggtggctcaagtgcttctcaacaGCACTTCTCACGTGagtcattaaggacctaagtccaacctggtgtatgatccatcaagtgcgtctcaaaagcaccaccattaaggctatgaatcatacaacgccataggaatagaagctttagacttagtcaagtctcactcttgacctaaggacttaagccccattcccctcgacgtatcaacgactagtctcctagccagccctttagtaaagggatcagcaagattgttttcggacttcacatagtccaaagcaatcactccattgtcttggagttgtctaactgcagcgtgccttattcgaatatgtctctttttcgaattatagacactattctttgcaacaccaatagcGACTGCGAGTCACGGTGTAGAGAGACCGGTGTTAGCCGTCCGCCCCCACACCGGTATATCTAAAAGGTTTCTCAACCATTCAGCCTCTTGTcccgccaactcaagagctatgaactcagattccatggtagagcgtgcgatACAAGTCTATTTAgaggacttccacgatatagcacctccacccatggtaaagacataaccactagtagaacagatctcatcgttacaACCGCAACCCGAttcgcatcacaatatccctctaacacaaagcagaaatttactataatgcaaacataagtcaactgttccttttaggtattttagtaaacgacgaagagcattccagtgttcattactagggttatgtgtataacgactcgatCTACTAACCGCATAAGCAATATccggtcgagtacagttcattaaaaacatcacactacctaggattttagcatactcttcttgggaaacactcttgcccaagtttttacacaagtgtacactaggatcatagggtgttctagcaggcacatcatcaaagcagttaaactttttcaacactttttcaacataatgagattgacttagacagattccattggggtttcggataaccttaactcctaggataacatcagcttctcctaagtccttcatctcaaaatgtgatgacaaaaattctttggttctaattatcacctctaaattattaccaagtattaacatgtcatcaacataaaggcatataagcacacaatcGGATTCTATTAcctttgaataaacacatgaatcagaattgttaaccacatagccattacttatcaaagtgttgttaaatttctcataccctttgtttaggtgcttgttttgatccataaagtgacttgttcggtttacacactttactctcttgaccctcaatcacaaaaccttcaggttgagacatatagatctcttcccttagttcaccattcaaaaggCGTTTTAACATCCATCCGATGTAtaacaaggttatgaatagcagctaaggcgacaagagtcctaatagtcgaaattttggtcacaggagagtaagtatcaaaataatcaatacccttcttttgtgtaaagcctctaactacaagtctagctttgaacctctctattgtaccgtcaggtctcattttctttttaaagatccatttactcgtaatgggtttattacctttaggtaaatcagtcaactcccaagtctgatttgacacaatagagtcaagttcacttttaatagcatctttccaaaaattagcatcaatggatttcattgcctcactataagtttttgggtcatcttctattaaaaaggctgaaacaaactcatcactagcacaaacagtgtatccaagttcagacaacatagttgtatcataatcatcaccaaagttctttgggcatctaggtcttttacttcttctaggttcaacaggaacatcaatagaagtgctactactactagcatgtgaagacaaaTCATGAGATGCAACAGATAAACTAGGAGATGGTACAAATGAGTTTTTCGAAagggaaaaacatgctcaaagaattcggcatctctagcctcagatatagaacggtcactcaaagacataaatctataagcagagctattttgagcataacctataaacacacaatcataggtcttaggtccaacggtaggtctcctaaaatcaggtaagcccactttagccaaacacccccacactctaaggtaacttaggttaggaggatagcccttccaaatctcatagggggtcttgtcaattttcttatgaggtacacggttaagaatgtgacaagcagaaagtattgcttccccccacatatcgtcagataggccagaacttaaaagcatagcattcatcatttcttttaaggttctatttttacgttcagctacaccattggattggggcaaataaggtggactagtctcatgtattaaaccgtttgcagcacaaaagtcagctagataactggatttatactcaccacctctatcagatcttacccttttaatttttctgtcaagttggttctcaacttcattcttaAAGTTTATAAAAGAGTGTTCAGCTTTATCTTTAGTTTTAAGCAAATAGACACGGGTGTATCTAGAACAGTCATCTATAAACGtaacataataattcttgccacctctacttgcaacatttttgaagtcagctaggtcggtgtgaattaattCAAGAAGACTCGTGTTCCTAGTAGTCACGGGTTTACTAGGCTTCTTTGTAaacttagcctcaacacagctagcacatttagagaattcttgactcgtcaaactcggaattaaactcatagttctaagttttttaatataatccacattcacatgacctaacctaccatgccaaatatcaatagactcagcgatataagcagaagaagatgcaatattattaatagCGAGAATCGagttcaatacaaaaagaccccagaaagataacccttgcccacaaattccccattacgcgacattaccaccttgtcagcctcaaaaacaagtttcaaaccagctttgtttaataaggcaccagacacaaggtttcgacgcaatgagggaacaaataaaacattactgagagcaagtgttttccccgaggtgagtttgagaaagatcttgcctttgctcgTAATCTTTGCggatgaagaattacccatgtagacacaTTCCCCATCAAAGAACTTCCTCGAACTCAAATAAACCCCTATCAAGACAGAGGTGTCTCGAAGCTCCAGATCAAGACCCATTCAAAGAACATTACCCACCAGgttagcttccacaaccacacTGCAATAACATCATCAGTCAAGCAACATTGGCCTCAAGCAGATTTCTTCTCGagcattggtaggctttgtgccCAGGTTTTCCATGCAGACATAGCAGACAATAGGACCCTTAGCGACTTTTTTCGAATCTTAGGAActggtttggtatgcttccctggaccattcttcttagcaggaccctggttcttaccctgaccaaccttggccttacccttacccttataaTTCTCAGCATTAGACGGACCACCAGACTCAACCAAATTAGCTTTAACAGCGGCAACAGCAGGAACAGTCACAGATTGACTAGCAGGAAGGtctttaaggcgattagcctcctcGGTCCTCATATGTCCTATAAGTTCTTTAAGGGACAGgtctttctttttatgcttaaGTTGGTTTCGGTAATCAGACCAGGAGGGAGGGAATTTTTCTAGCAGAACATTAGCTACGAAAATATCATCAAGTTTCATGCCCTCATTCACTACATCagcacataaattttcatagACATGGACTTGATCCATGATAGGTTTCCCGTCAGCCATCTGAAATCCCAACCATTTTCCCACAACATACTTCTTTTTCCCAgcatcatcagccccatactTAGTTTCTAAAGACTCCCAAATAAACTTAGCAGACTTATTCACAGCAAATAAGTCGAATAGGGTGTTTGTCATATTATTCAGAATATGCCACCTAGCAGTTTTGTTATCCTTTACAAATTTCGCAATGTCCTCTTCATTAGACTTAACATCTTTTGCAGCAGGAGGGGTCGTCTCAACATCAGTAGGGGTGATAGGTTTAGGCAGGTCATTAAATAAAACATATTCAATTTCTAACTGCTCAAAATACATCAAAAGTTTCTGGGACCAACGCTTATAATTGTGACCGTCTAACGACTCCAATTTCGCCAATTCAGGAGCAATTTTCGACATAACAGACATAGTTACAGCAActaaatagttttcaaattgttattcGAAAGATGCAGAAACAGAAGGAGAATAGAAATACCAGTCGCAGACGGAAAAATACAAGCGATGAGAAATAAACCCGAATGCAGTGTCGTGGCATaaaccactgccttgaaaactatttctccggtacgaccgtggtggcgatcagctagtgccggtagttccccaaggttaacactacagtctccacgcagttccgcccactcggaactgtgagacttggaacgaagAAAATATCAGTACCCAGAATTTTATGAGAGAGCAGAGAAGACGAGAGAGAAGAGAGTTGAGTTTCTGTGTGATTTAGAAGCTGCTGAAGACTCGAATTTATAGCAAACCAGGAGCAGTTACaggagccaaaaccgactcctgAAACTGTGCCTCAAATCCGAGTTAGTGGGAGAAAGACTCTCCCCACTAACAGTCAGGTTGACTGACTTATTCAACACAACTAACAACAAAAAAACAGCCCAATTCATAATTCGGCtccggcccaaaaagataggcacagcccgccgcaggtgattcccgaatcccgaatccggatccgggccgggccggggCCCGGGCCCGggcacgcgcgcgcgcgcgtgtgcgagctgaattaagcacctcgcaaagcttccacaaaagcctcccatgacccactagtgatatggtaaggaggGTGGGTATATATAAACCCATAAAACTtccttttcctcaccaatgtgggacaattggaaacaCTCCAAAGGCAATAAAAGCCCCTATATTTCCAACAGGCAAGATAGCCGACTCTGACCCGGTAGACTTCTTCTCCAGTGCCCACAACATTGAACAGGCTCAACGTAGCGGTGCTGCTGATCTTGAGTCGGCTCAGCCTCAGATGAATCGAGACGATAATGAAGCAGAACAAGGTGGTGCTGGAACTGGTTCTGATAATGTCAGCTCCAGGCGTTTGCCTAAGAAAAATGTTATTCCTGGCCCTGCTGCCCCTGCACCCTAGTTACCCCCTTTCGAGTTTCGACTGTTTTAGCTCGTTTTATGTTTTTCTTTCTTAAGCTTTGTCAACTTTTAGGTTAATGTTTGTTTCACAGTGTACGCAATCCTAACAGTATGAATTGATCAGTTACGAATCTTTTGGTTTCATGAGACACTTCCAAGTTCCAATCGTTGTTTATCTCAACAAGTCGAGGACTTGTTGATAGAGCGTCATCAAGTGTTACTGGGTTAGTGAGTTTTACTCACGAATGTACTTATTTAGAATCAACCGTTTTACATACGTTTTGAAAATAACCTAAAGCATACGATTTAAGTAAAAATGATACTTCCTAGTTCATTCGGGGCTGGTGATTTCCGTTTGGATCATTCTGGGCTGCCGTGAGTCGGGTAACTTTGGGTTAGGTCACTTTCAGGTTAGTTCACCTCAGATCTATCGGGTCAATTTCGGTTTCGTGACATGGATGATGGATCAGCCTTATAAAGTCAGGTCATTCGAGTAGGGTCAATTTTGCCAGATCTATTTACTCTGTATAACCTTATTTGAACATGATACTATAAGTCATATAGGGTGATTAGGGTCTAACAACAAAATGAATGTAGTTGGAGTTTGAAAATTAGGGATGGTTAGGTGAAGTTGCAAAATATAGAGATGTACACAAGGTCATTAACTTAAGTACGTAATTAGGGACCGGAAGTAGTTGTGAACAAATCTTTGGGCGGTTCTTTTCACATCACTTGTTTTAGTCTCACCTCATAATTGTCCACACGTGGCACCTGCCACGTGGTGCTTCACCCTCACCAAATAAATTTTAagtttaatttaattaacatatttgtTAAACGGCtgttttatactccctcccagtcgctataatgttcccctttgatatgggcacgatacttaaggaaaagtattaaaatattagtaaaagagttgtgtggggttggtggtaggagagagagatgaattattagtagttaaataaagaattgtggggccaaaacataaaagaaagtaataaaataggagtaaaagagttgtgtggggtttggtgataggagagagaaatgaataaaataagagtaaaagtttctaaaaatagaaaggggaaaggggaacattacttgaataatc from Silene latifolia isolate original U9 population chromosome 3, ASM4854445v1, whole genome shotgun sequence harbors:
- the LOC141645891 gene encoding SEED MATURATION PROTEIN 1, translating into MAKSKDDIKYATARTRLTEDDAVRVAYKAGTPLEGGKIADSDPVDFFSSAHNIEQAQRSGAADLESAQPQMNRDDNEAEQGGAGTGSDNVSSRRLPKKNVIPGPAAPAP